A genomic window from Equus caballus isolate H_3958 breed thoroughbred chromosome 5, TB-T2T, whole genome shotgun sequence includes:
- the BTG2 gene encoding protein BTG2: MLPEIAAAVGFLSSLLRSRGCVSEQRLQVFGRALQEALTEHYEHHWFPEKPSKGSGYRCIRINHKMDPIITKVASQIGLSQPQLHQLLPSELTLWVDPYEVSYRIGENGSICILYEKAPVAASYGLLTCKNQMMLGRSSPSKNYIMAVSS; this comes from the exons ATGCTCCCGGAGATCGCTGCCGCCGTGggcttcctctccagcctcctgagGAGCCGGGGCTGCGTGAGCGAGCAGCGGCTTCAGGTTTTCGGCAGAGCTCTCCAGGAGGCACTCACAG AGCACTATGAACACCATTGGTTTCCTGAGAAGCCATCCAAGGGCTCTGGCTACCGCTGCATCCGCATCAACCACAAGATGGACCCTATCATCACCAAGGTGGCCAGCCAGATCGGACTCAGCCAGCCCCAGTTGCACCAGCTGCTGCCCAGTGAGCTGACCCTGTGGGTGGACCCCTACGAGGTGTCCTATCGCATCGGGGAGAATGGCTCCATCTGCATCCTGTATGAGAAGGCCCCAGTGGCCGCCTCCTATGGGCTTCTCACCTGCAAGAACCAAATGATGCTGGGCAGGAGCAGCCCCTCAAAGAACTACATCATGGCAGTCTCCAGTTAG
- the FMOD gene encoding fibromodulin precursor → MQWASLLLLAGLCSLSRAQYDEDPHWWFHYLRSQQSTYYDPYDPYPYEPYEPYPYGVEEGPAYAYGSPPPPEPRDCPQECDCPPNFPTAMYCDNRNLKYLPFVPSRMKYVYFQNNQISSIQEGVFDNATGLLWIALHGNQITSDKVGRKVFSKLKHLERLYLDHNNLTRVPGPLPRSLRELHLDHNQISRVPNNALEGLENLTALYLQHNEIQEVGSAMKGLRSLILLDLSYNHLRKVPDGLPSALEQLYLEHNNVYSVPDSYFRGSPKLLYVRLSHNSLTNNGLASNTFNSSSILELDLSYNQLQKIPPVNTNLENLYLQGNRINEFSISSFCTVVDVMNFSKLQVLRLDGNEIKRSAMPADAPLCLRLASLIEI, encoded by the exons ATGCAGTGGGCCTCTCTCCTGCTGCTGGCAGGGCTCTGCTCCCTCTCCCGGGCCCAGTATGACGAAGACCCCCACTGGTGGTTCCACTACCTCCGCAGCCAGCAGTCCACCTACTATGATCCCTATGACCCTTACCCTTATGAGCCCTATGAGCCTTACCCCTACGGGGTGGAGGAAGGTCCAGCCTATGCCTACGGCTCTCCACCCCCACCAGAGCCCCGCGACTGCCCCCAGGAGTGTGACTGCCCACCCAACTTCCCCACAGCCATGTACTGTGACAACCGCAACCTCAAGTACCTGCCCTTCGTCCCCTCTCGCATGAAGTATGTATACTTCCAGAACAACCAGATCTCCTCCATCCAGGAAGGTGTCTTTGACAATGCGACTGGGCTGCTCTGGATTGCTCTCCATGGCAACCAGATCACCAGTGATAAGGTGGGCAGGAAGGTCTTCTCCAAGCTGAAGCACCTGGAGAGGCTGTACCTGGACCACAACAACCTGACCCGGGTGCCCGGCCCACTGCCTCGATCCCTGAGGGAGCTCCATCTCGACCACAACCAGATCTCAAGGGTCCCCAACAATGCTTTGGAGGGTCTGGAGAACCTTACAGCCTTGTATCTCCAACACAACGAGATCCAGGAAGTGGGCAGTGCGATGAAGGGCCTCCGGTCACTGATCTTGCTGGACCTGAGTTACAACCACCTTCGAAAGGTGCCTGACGGACTGCCCTCAGCCCTTGAGCAGCTGTACCTGGAGCACAATAACGTCTACTCCGTCCCTGACAGCTATTTCCGGGGCTCACCCAAGCTGCTGTATGTGCGGCTGTCTCACAACAGTCTTACCAACAATGGCCTGGCCTCCAACACCTTCAATTCCAGCAGCATCCTTGAGCTCGACCTCTCCTACAACCAGCTGCAGAAGATCCCCCCCGTCAATACCAACCTGGAGAACCTTTACCTCCAAGGCAATAGGATCAATG AGTTCTCCATCAGCAGCTTCTGCACCGTGGTGGACGTCATGAATTTCTCCAAGCTGCAGGTGCTGCGCCTGGACGGGAACGAGATCAAGCGCAGCGCCATGCCCGCGGACGCGCCCCTCTGCCTGCGCCTCGCCAGCCTCATCGAGATCTGA